A single genomic interval of Alligator mississippiensis isolate rAllMis1 chromosome 15, rAllMis1, whole genome shotgun sequence harbors:
- the LOC102573340 gene encoding zinc finger protein 85 isoform X2 encodes MSNLQSPAGLPSPEPGVAGRRAAPETRPCWQVLCVSSGRAGVQAPGWVSPLLVETVVAALESVAAEDLPLAAMVKTEGKLEEQDPGTLQAGDEKTKVPLVVHARTGGVSPRWSAPQAVNQQLEKLVQHQEIQGQEVNQAMQPPPEAEIPSETPKLASGDDLPTPETWRQRFRGLCYQEAEGPQEVCSCLKELCWRWLEPQRHSKEQILELVVLEQFLAILPQEMQSWEWGHNIETCTEAVTLAEGFQLGQEEGEKLQITMSVKVEEMASDKMQPTGALQKHANSWLEQPKAYHADRPLEEAGEREAPGPWDKPARVPKEESQPHQGSDYPKTEETWECSADNSCSGWSPRRGPSPGAGGAWLLSRAEEETCVEGPADLEPARTSLGSLGEKETWHKSRERSQKQKENVAVNQLQGIQRGRKTHRCTECRKNFVSWQDLSQHQCVQMGEQLHRCTRCGKSFRQPSSLARHWCMHTRKKPHKCSECGKSFTCSTNLTQHWLIHKGEKTYQCSECGKSFTHSSRLAQHQRIHTGEKPHQCSDCGKSFNLSSNLTRHRLTHTGEKPYRCSECEKSFTQFSHLVRHWLIHTGEKPYQCSECGKSFNQSSSLAQHQRIHTEEKPYQCTECGKSFNLSSNLTKHWLIHTGEMPYQCSESGKSFTESSHLAQQKVSHTEEKPHWCLQCGKSFTQSSSLARHQLIHTGEKPHQCSECGKSFKLSSHLTEHRLIHTGEKPHQCSECGKSFTRSSHLARHKVVHTEEKPHRCSECGKSFAQFSNLTRHQLIHIGEKPHQCSECGKSFSQFSNLARHQLVHTGDKPFRCSECGKSFAHSSTLSQHHLSHTGEKPHQCPECGKSFSRSSNLAKHQLIHKEKKSHQCLECGKYFPHSSKLAQHQCIHIQEHP; translated from the exons atgagcaacctgcagagtcctgccgGACTGCCAAGCCCAGAGCCTGGGGTGGCAGGAAGAAGG GCGGCTCCAGAGACCAGACCCTGTTGGCAGGTGCTGTGCGTGAGTTCAGGGAGAGCAGGAGTCCAGGCCCCCGGCTGGGTGAGCCCCCTCCTGGTAGAGACAGTGGTTGCTGCGCTGGAGTCTGTAGCAGCTGAGGACCTTCCCCTTGCAGCCATGGTGAAGACAGAGGggaagctggaggagcaggacccaggaacTCTCCAGGCAGGAGATGAGAAGACGAAAGTACCTCTTGTTGTCCATGCGAGGACTGGGGGGGTGTCCCCAAGGTGGTCGGCACCACAGGCAGTAAATCAGCAGCTGGAGAAGCTGGTCCAGCACCAGGAGATCCAGGGGCAGGAGGTTAatcaggccatgcagcccccgcCTGAGGCCGAGATTCCATCAGAGACCCCAAAGTTGGCATCAGGAGATGATCTCCCTACCCCAGAGACCTGGCGCCAGCGCTTCCGGGGCCTCTGCTACCAGGAGGCCGAGGGGCCGCAGGAGGTTTGCAGCTGCTTGAAAGAGCTCTGCtggcgctggctggagccccagcgccacagcaaggagcagatcctggagctggtggtgctggagcagttcctggccattctgccccaggagatgcagagctgggagtgggggcacaaCATTGAGACCTGCACCGAGGCTGTGACCCTGGCTGAGGGGTTTCAGCTGGGacaggaggagggtgagaagCTCCAG ATCACGATGAGTGTTAAGGTTGAAGAGATGGCCTCggacaagatgcagcccactgggGCACTGCAGAAACATGCCAATTCCTGGCTGGAGCAACCCAAGGCCTATCATGCAGACAGgcctctggaggaggcaggagagagggaagccccagggccctgggacAAGCCAGCTCGAGTCCCCAAAGAGGAGTCCCAACCTCACCAGGGGTCAG ATTACCCCAAAACGGAGGAGACTTGGGAGTGCTCAGCTGACAACAGCTGCTCAGGCTGGTCCCCAAGACGaggcccttccccaggagcag gaggtgcctggctgctgagcagagctgaggaggagACTTGTGTGGAAGGgcctgcagacctggagccagcACGGACTTCCCTAGGGAGTTTGGGAGAGAAGGAGACTTGGCACAAGAGTCGTGAGAGATCCcaaaagcagaaggagaatgtagcagtgaaccaG CTCCAGGGCATCCAACGGGGGAGGAAGACACACCGCTGCActgagtgcaggaagaacttTGTCTCCtggcaagacctgtcccagcaccagtgtgtgcagaTGGGGGAGCAGCTGCATCGCTGCACcaggtgtgggaagagcttcaggcagccatccagcctggccaggcattggtgcatgcacacaaggaaGAAGCCTCataagtgctcagagtgtgggaagagcttcacctgctccACCAACCTGACCCAACATTGGCTCATCCACAAAGGGGAGAAGACATATCAGTGCTccgagtgtgggaaaagcttcactcACTCTTCCCGCTTGGCTCAGCACcaacgtatccacacaggggagaagccacatcagtgctcagactgtgggaagagcttcaaccTCTCTTCCAACCTGACCAGACACCGGCTcacccacacaggggagaagccgtatcggtgctcagagtgtgagaagagcttcacccaatttTCCCACCTGGTCCGGCACtggctcatccacacaggggagaagccatatcagtgctcagagtgtgggaagagcttcaatcAGTCCTcttccctggctcagcaccaaCGTATCCACACAgaagagaagccatatcagtgcacggagtgtgggaagagcttcaaccTGTCCTCCAACCTGACCAAACACTGGCTTATCCACACGGGGGAGAtgccatatcagtgctcagagtctGGCAAGAGCTTCACCGaatcctcccacctggctcagcAGAAGGTCAGTCACACAGAAGAGAAGCCACATTGGTGCTTgcagtgtggaaagagcttcacccagtcttCCAGCCTTGCCCGGCACCAGCTTATCCatacgggggagaagccacatcaatgctcagagtgtgggaagagcttcaaacTGTCTTCCCACCTGACCGAACATCGGCtcatccacaccggggagaagccacatcagtgctcagagtgtgggaagagtttcacccgatcctcccacctggcccggcacaAAGTCGTTCACACAGaagagaagccacatcggtgctcggagtgtgggaagagctttgcccAGTTCTCCAACCTGACccggcaccagcttatccacataggggaaaagccacatcagtgctcagagtgtgggaagagcttcagccagTTCTccaacctggcccggcaccagcttgTCCACACGGGGGACAAGCCATTtcggtgctcagagtgtgggaagagctttgctcACTCCTCCACCCTGTCTCAGCACCATCTcagccacacaggggagaagccacatcagtgcccagagtgtgggaagagcttctccCGATCCTCCAACCTGGCAaagcaccagcttatccacaaaGAGAAGAAAtcacatcagtgcttggagtgtgggaagtactttccccactcctccaaactggcccagcaccagtgcatccacaTCCAGGAGCATCCATAA
- the LOC102573340 gene encoding zinc finger protein 345 isoform X3 — MVKTEGKLEEQDPGTLQAGDEKTKVPLVVHARTGGVSPRWSAPQAVNQQLEKLVQHQEIQGQEVNQAMQPPPEAEIPSETPKLASGDDLPTPETWRQRFRGLCYQEAEGPQEVCSCLKELCWRWLEPQRHSKEQILELVVLEQFLAILPQEMQSWEWGHNIETCTEAVTLAEGFQLGQEEGEKLQITMSVKVEEMASDKMQPTGALQKHANSWLEQPKAYHADRPLEEAGEREAPGPWDKPARVPKEESQPHQGSDYPKTEETWECSADNSCSGWSPRRGPSPGAGGAWLLSRAEEETCVEGPADLEPARTSLGSLGEKETWHKSRERSQKQKENVAVNQLQGIQRGRKTHRCTECRKNFVSWQDLSQHQCVQMGEQLHRCTRCGKSFRQPSSLARHWCMHTRKKPHKCSECGKSFTCSTNLTQHWLIHKGEKTYQCSECGKSFTHSSRLAQHQRIHTGEKPHQCSDCGKSFNLSSNLTRHRLTHTGEKPYRCSECEKSFTQFSHLVRHWLIHTGEKPYQCSECGKSFNQSSSLAQHQRIHTEEKPYQCTECGKSFNLSSNLTKHWLIHTGEMPYQCSESGKSFTESSHLAQQKVSHTEEKPHWCLQCGKSFTQSSSLARHQLIHTGEKPHQCSECGKSFKLSSHLTEHRLIHTGEKPHQCSECGKSFTRSSHLARHKVVHTEEKPHRCSECGKSFAQFSNLTRHQLIHIGEKPHQCSECGKSFSQFSNLARHQLVHTGDKPFRCSECGKSFAHSSTLSQHHLSHTGEKPHQCPECGKSFSRSSNLAKHQLIHKEKKSHQCLECGKYFPHSSKLAQHQCIHIQEHP; from the exons ATGGTGAAGACAGAGGggaagctggaggagcaggacccaggaacTCTCCAGGCAGGAGATGAGAAGACGAAAGTACCTCTTGTTGTCCATGCGAGGACTGGGGGGGTGTCCCCAAGGTGGTCGGCACCACAGGCAGTAAATCAGCAGCTGGAGAAGCTGGTCCAGCACCAGGAGATCCAGGGGCAGGAGGTTAatcaggccatgcagcccccgcCTGAGGCCGAGATTCCATCAGAGACCCCAAAGTTGGCATCAGGAGATGATCTCCCTACCCCAGAGACCTGGCGCCAGCGCTTCCGGGGCCTCTGCTACCAGGAGGCCGAGGGGCCGCAGGAGGTTTGCAGCTGCTTGAAAGAGCTCTGCtggcgctggctggagccccagcgccacagcaaggagcagatcctggagctggtggtgctggagcagttcctggccattctgccccaggagatgcagagctgggagtgggggcacaaCATTGAGACCTGCACCGAGGCTGTGACCCTGGCTGAGGGGTTTCAGCTGGGacaggaggagggtgagaagCTCCAG ATCACGATGAGTGTTAAGGTTGAAGAGATGGCCTCggacaagatgcagcccactgggGCACTGCAGAAACATGCCAATTCCTGGCTGGAGCAACCCAAGGCCTATCATGCAGACAGgcctctggaggaggcaggagagagggaagccccagggccctgggacAAGCCAGCTCGAGTCCCCAAAGAGGAGTCCCAACCTCACCAGGGGTCAG ATTACCCCAAAACGGAGGAGACTTGGGAGTGCTCAGCTGACAACAGCTGCTCAGGCTGGTCCCCAAGACGaggcccttccccaggagcag gaggtgcctggctgctgagcagagctgaggaggagACTTGTGTGGAAGGgcctgcagacctggagccagcACGGACTTCCCTAGGGAGTTTGGGAGAGAAGGAGACTTGGCACAAGAGTCGTGAGAGATCCcaaaagcagaaggagaatgtagcagtgaaccaG CTCCAGGGCATCCAACGGGGGAGGAAGACACACCGCTGCActgagtgcaggaagaacttTGTCTCCtggcaagacctgtcccagcaccagtgtgtgcagaTGGGGGAGCAGCTGCATCGCTGCACcaggtgtgggaagagcttcaggcagccatccagcctggccaggcattggtgcatgcacacaaggaaGAAGCCTCataagtgctcagagtgtgggaagagcttcacctgctccACCAACCTGACCCAACATTGGCTCATCCACAAAGGGGAGAAGACATATCAGTGCTccgagtgtgggaaaagcttcactcACTCTTCCCGCTTGGCTCAGCACcaacgtatccacacaggggagaagccacatcagtgctcagactgtgggaagagcttcaaccTCTCTTCCAACCTGACCAGACACCGGCTcacccacacaggggagaagccgtatcggtgctcagagtgtgagaagagcttcacccaatttTCCCACCTGGTCCGGCACtggctcatccacacaggggagaagccatatcagtgctcagagtgtgggaagagcttcaatcAGTCCTcttccctggctcagcaccaaCGTATCCACACAgaagagaagccatatcagtgcacggagtgtgggaagagcttcaaccTGTCCTCCAACCTGACCAAACACTGGCTTATCCACACGGGGGAGAtgccatatcagtgctcagagtctGGCAAGAGCTTCACCGaatcctcccacctggctcagcAGAAGGTCAGTCACACAGAAGAGAAGCCACATTGGTGCTTgcagtgtggaaagagcttcacccagtcttCCAGCCTTGCCCGGCACCAGCTTATCCatacgggggagaagccacatcaatgctcagagtgtgggaagagcttcaaacTGTCTTCCCACCTGACCGAACATCGGCtcatccacaccggggagaagccacatcagtgctcagagtgtgggaagagtttcacccgatcctcccacctggcccggcacaAAGTCGTTCACACAGaagagaagccacatcggtgctcggagtgtgggaagagctttgcccAGTTCTCCAACCTGACccggcaccagcttatccacataggggaaaagccacatcagtgctcagagtgtgggaagagcttcagccagTTCTccaacctggcccggcaccagcttgTCCACACGGGGGACAAGCCATTtcggtgctcagagtgtgggaagagctttgctcACTCCTCCACCCTGTCTCAGCACCATCTcagccacacaggggagaagccacatcagtgcccagagtgtgggaagagcttctccCGATCCTCCAACCTGGCAaagcaccagcttatccacaaaGAGAAGAAAtcacatcagtgcttggagtgtgggaagtactttccccactcctccaaactggcccagcaccagtgcatccacaTCCAGGAGCATCCATAA